Genomic segment of Streptomyces longhuiensis:
CAAGTAGATCTTGCCCGCACCCTGCCTCGCGCGGGGTGGTGGCACTGACCCGGAGAACCTCACCCAATGAAGGTCAAGCCGAGCGTCAAGAAGATCTGCGACAAGTGCAGGGTGATCCGCCGTCACGGCCGGGTCATGGTTATCTGCGACAACCCGCGCCACAAGCAGCGCCAGGGCTGACGCACGACTGCAGTTCGCAGATTTTCGCGCGACGCAAGTAAGCACACATGCAGGACCCGTCCCTCTTCAGATCCATTGGTAATGGAGGGCGACACCCCCGGTCGGAGGCCGGGGACCCAGGATGTACCTCGTACGGCACCTGGGAACGGTTCTGCTGAAGACCTCCGAGTATCAACAGGAGCCTTGAATGGCACGCCTTGAAGGCGTTGACCTCCCGCGCGACAAGCGCGTAGAGGTTGCCCTCACCTACGTGTTCGGCATTGGCCGCACGCTGTCCCAGCAGACGCTGGACGCCACCGGTGTGGACCGCAACATCCGCGTTCGTGATCTGTCCGAAGAGGACCTGATCAAGATCCGCGAGTACGTGGACGCGAACATCCAGACCGAGGGTGACCTCCGTCGCGAGATCCAGGCCGACATCCGCCGCAAGGTCGAGATCGGCTGCTACCAGGGTCTTCGCCACCGTCGTGGCCTGCCCGTCCGCGGTCAGCGCACCAGCACGAACGCTCGTACCCGCAAGGGCCCGCGTCGCGCCATCGCCGGTAAGAAGAAGCCGGGCAAGAAGTAGTCCTCGCTCAGCGGTCTATCGACAGCTGTCGCTGCAGGACCGACCACCTCCCGTAGGAGTAATAGATGCCCCCCAAGGGTCGTCAGGGCGCTGCCAAGAAGGTGCGCCGCAAGGAAAAGAAGAACGTCGCTCACGGGCACGCTCACATCAAGAGCACGTTCAACAACACGATCGTGTCCATCACGGACCCGACCGGCAACGTGATCTCCTGGGCCTCCGCCGGCCACGTCGGCTTCAAGGGCTCGCGCAAGTCCACTCCGTTCGCCGCGCAGATGGCCGCCGAGTCGGCCGCGCGTCGCGCCCAGGAGCACGGCATGCGCAAGGTTGACGTCTTCGTCAAGGGTCCGGGCTCCGGCCGCGAGACCGCGATCCGCTCCCTCCAGGCCACGGGCCTCGAGGTCGGTTCGATCCAGGACGTCACGCCGACCCCGCACAACGGCTGCCGTCCGCCCAAGCGTCGCCGCGTCTGATCTGACGTACGACTGCTTGGTCTGAGGTTTTCGGGCGGTACGGCTCTTAAGGGCCGTATCGCCCGTACCCTTGTACTGCATCAACATCGGGACACCACCCGGTGGCATCAGGGCATCAAATAGTGGGTGCCCCTGACTGAAGGAATCAC
This window contains:
- the rpmJ gene encoding 50S ribosomal protein L36, with translation MKVKPSVKKICDKCRVIRRHGRVMVICDNPRHKQRQG
- the rpsM gene encoding 30S ribosomal protein S13, which encodes MARLEGVDLPRDKRVEVALTYVFGIGRTLSQQTLDATGVDRNIRVRDLSEEDLIKIREYVDANIQTEGDLRREIQADIRRKVEIGCYQGLRHRRGLPVRGQRTSTNARTRKGPRRAIAGKKKPGKK
- the rpsK gene encoding 30S ribosomal protein S11, with the translated sequence MPPKGRQGAAKKVRRKEKKNVAHGHAHIKSTFNNTIVSITDPTGNVISWASAGHVGFKGSRKSTPFAAQMAAESAARRAQEHGMRKVDVFVKGPGSGRETAIRSLQATGLEVGSIQDVTPTPHNGCRPPKRRRV